In one window of Paenarthrobacter nicotinovorans DNA:
- a CDS encoding DNA gyrase/topoisomerase IV subunit A: MARSQSSARKAEPLGDFTENIVDIDVTSEMEGSFLEYAYSVIYSRALPDARDGLKPVQRRILYMMSDMGLRPDRGHVKSARVVGEVMGKLHPHGDAAIYDAMVRMAQDFSLRLPLIDGHGNFGSLDDGPAAPRYTEARLAAAALTMTDHLDEDVVDFVPNYDNQLTQPEVLPAAFPNLLVNGTTGIAVGMATNMAPHNLVEVIAAARHLIANPDATLDEIMRFIPGPDLPTGGRIVGLDGIRDAYATGRGSFKTRAKVEVEQLSARRTGLVVTELPYMVGPEKVIEKIKDAVNAKKLTGISDVVDLTDRNHGLRLVIELKNGFNPNAVLQQLYRYSPMEDSFGINNVTLVDGQPQTLGLLELLQVYVAHRLNVVRRRTAFRLGKKKDRLHLVEGLLIAIVDIDEVIQIIRSSDEAAAARERLMSIYDLTEIQANYILELRLRQLTKYSRLELEKEQDELRREIEALEAILASDELLRDLVSGELGVVAEKYGTPRRTVLLESEAVSPTVAAALAAAPGPKGKAAALPLEIPDDPCWALLSTSGQIARTSNQEPLVEAGPRVKHDVFRSVVKTTARGEIGAVTSQGRMLRLQVMDMPVLPPVSGLPNLAGGVPAKDFITLLKGETLIAFVPLDAVLAVGTRQGVVKRVQPDYPLNREDWEIIALKDKDSVLAVEPAQEDDVDLVFVTRQAQLLRFSASNVRPQGRTAGGMAGIKLAAGDEVVHFGAVRTNDSAAVVVTIAGTTGALPGTAPGTAKVTAFEEYPAKGRATGGVRVHRFLKGEDTLLLAWAGHGPAKASSAAGVARALPHEHGRRDGSGVPLSQPVEAIGPSMTWAEASE; this comes from the coding sequence ATGGCCCGCAGCCAATCTTCCGCACGCAAAGCCGAACCGCTCGGCGATTTCACCGAGAACATCGTCGATATTGACGTCACGTCCGAGATGGAAGGCTCCTTCCTGGAGTACGCCTACTCGGTGATCTACTCGCGCGCCCTTCCGGACGCGCGCGACGGCCTGAAGCCTGTCCAACGGCGAATTCTGTACATGATGTCCGACATGGGCCTGCGCCCTGACCGGGGTCACGTCAAGAGCGCCCGTGTTGTGGGCGAGGTCATGGGAAAGCTCCACCCCCACGGCGACGCGGCCATCTACGACGCCATGGTCCGCATGGCGCAGGACTTTTCGCTCCGCCTGCCGCTGATCGATGGCCACGGCAACTTCGGCTCGCTCGACGACGGCCCGGCGGCTCCGCGTTATACCGAGGCACGCCTGGCGGCTGCTGCGCTGACCATGACCGACCACCTCGATGAAGACGTGGTGGACTTCGTCCCGAACTACGACAACCAGCTCACGCAGCCCGAAGTCCTTCCTGCAGCTTTCCCCAACCTGCTGGTCAACGGCACTACCGGCATTGCCGTTGGCATGGCGACGAACATGGCTCCGCACAACCTGGTGGAAGTCATTGCGGCCGCCCGGCACCTGATCGCCAACCCCGACGCCACCCTGGATGAGATCATGCGCTTCATCCCCGGTCCGGACCTGCCCACGGGCGGTCGCATCGTGGGTCTGGACGGGATCCGGGATGCCTATGCCACCGGTCGTGGATCCTTCAAGACACGCGCCAAGGTGGAGGTGGAGCAGTTGTCCGCCCGCCGCACCGGCCTGGTGGTCACGGAACTCCCCTATATGGTGGGCCCTGAAAAGGTCATCGAGAAGATCAAGGATGCCGTCAATGCCAAGAAGCTGACAGGCATCAGCGACGTCGTGGACCTCACGGACCGCAACCACGGTCTGCGTCTGGTGATCGAGCTCAAAAACGGCTTCAATCCCAATGCCGTGCTGCAGCAGTTGTACCGCTACTCGCCCATGGAAGATTCCTTCGGGATCAACAATGTCACGCTGGTGGATGGGCAACCGCAGACGCTCGGCCTGCTGGAACTGCTCCAGGTCTATGTGGCACACCGCCTCAACGTGGTCCGCCGGCGGACAGCTTTCCGCCTCGGCAAGAAGAAGGACCGCCTCCACCTGGTGGAAGGTCTGCTGATCGCTATTGTCGACATCGACGAGGTCATCCAGATCATCCGCTCCTCGGATGAGGCAGCGGCCGCCCGCGAACGGCTCATGTCCATCTACGACCTCACCGAGATCCAGGCGAACTACATCCTGGAGCTACGGTTGCGGCAGCTGACCAAGTATTCACGGCTTGAACTGGAGAAGGAACAGGACGAACTGCGCCGGGAAATCGAGGCGCTCGAAGCCATCCTGGCCTCCGACGAATTGCTTCGCGACCTCGTGTCGGGAGAGCTGGGCGTCGTCGCCGAAAAGTACGGCACGCCACGGCGGACTGTGCTCCTGGAATCCGAGGCCGTATCCCCCACGGTTGCCGCCGCCCTGGCCGCCGCGCCAGGTCCCAAGGGGAAGGCAGCGGCCCTTCCCCTGGAGATTCCGGACGACCCCTGCTGGGCCTTGCTCAGCACCTCGGGGCAGATTGCCAGGACCTCCAACCAGGAGCCGTTGGTTGAAGCCGGTCCGCGCGTCAAGCACGATGTGTTCCGCTCCGTGGTCAAGACCACTGCCCGTGGAGAAATCGGTGCCGTGACATCGCAGGGGCGGATGCTGCGCCTGCAGGTCATGGATATGCCGGTGCTGCCGCCTGTCTCAGGGCTTCCCAACCTGGCTGGAGGCGTTCCTGCCAAGGACTTCATCACGCTTCTCAAGGGAGAAACGCTCATCGCGTTTGTCCCCTTGGACGCGGTTCTGGCCGTCGGTACGCGGCAGGGAGTGGTGAAGCGCGTTCAGCCGGACTACCCGCTGAACCGCGAGGATTGGGAGATCATCGCCCTGAAGGACAAGGACTCGGTTCTCGCTGTGGAGCCCGCCCAGGAGGACGACGTCGATCTCGTCTTCGTGACCAGGCAAGCCCAGTTGCTGCGGTTCAGTGCCTCCAACGTCCGCCCGCAGGGACGCACGGCCGGCGGCATGGCCGGTATCAAGCTTGCCGCTGGTGACGAGGTGGTCCACTTCGGTGCCGTGCGCACCAACGATTCCGCCGCCGTCGTGGTGACCATCGCCGGCACCACGGGTGCGCTGCCGGGCACGGCCCCTGGTACCGCGAAGGTGACAGCTTTCGAGGAGTATCCGGCCAAGGGCCGCGCCACCGGTGGCGTCCGCGTCCACCGTTTCCTTAAGGGCGAAGACACTCTGCTTCTGGCGTGGGCCGGGCATGGACCGGCCAAGGCGTCGTCCGCGGCAGGGGTGGCACGCGCCCTCCCCCATGAGCACGGAAGGCGCGATGGCTCCGGCGTCCCGTTGTCACAGCCGGTTGAAGCCATTGGTCCGAGCATGACGTGGGCTGAGGCCTCAGAATAG
- a CDS encoding bifunctional acetate--CoA ligase family protein/GNAT family N-acetyltransferase yields the protein MVDQPGVGIYPEYWEADVVLRDGGTAHLRPIRPEDAEALQAFHAGQSQASIYMRFFSFKPKLSGKEVRRFTEVDHINRVAFVITIGGEIMGIGRYDRLDDPSEAEVAFNISDAHQGRGIGSILLEHLAVAARENGIRRFTAEVLPDNRKMLMVFADAGYDLKRHFDDGVVSVEFNIDPTEKSRAVMESREHRAEARSVRDLLSPSSVAVIGASRKWGTVGYQLLEHIIEGGFKGPVYAVNPEAFELAGMISFSKLSEIPGPVQLAIIAVPYDEVPKVVDECAATGVKGIVVATAGFADDGERGLARQHELVRRARANGMRVIGPESLGILNTHPAVSLNASMAPAMPPRGSLGLFSQSAAVGVAVYAAASRRRLGLSSFLSAGNRADVSGNDVMQYWEDDADTSAVGLYLESIGNPRKFSRLARRLSRNKPVIVAKSDVAGLSLPPGHEVRTTQAPAAALDAMMRQAGVIRVDTIEQLMDIAQIASSQALPQGPGLAVYSNSVALAKVVADSAVPLGLDVNRLVTDVDLDAGMSLALPALRASLLESLADTSVHAVVAALLPARGLTVEALASVLAECAAEAGKPIIAAFTGILDPSVHVEGMVGADGRPLLPCYSNAGAAVAALASIVRYAQWRDRDQGLFVEPEGCDVDGTRDTLAAMLAGVTGEKIRKLDAGAAAALLAGYGIEVLPSFGFGTDEEAVSAADKAGWPVVLKTTEPALRHRLDLGGVRLDIQDAGSLRQNIAQMRRALEPYGSPSLEVQAMAPVGQACTFRAMEDPLLGPVVSFGLAGDAVNLLDDWAHRVPPLSAADLHDVIRSPRASRKLFGYQGLPAVDVAALEDIAARLAKLKDDHPGIALVEFNPVLAGPAGATILGAEVWIGNAAQRTDSARRAMRS from the coding sequence ATGGTGGATCAGCCCGGCGTCGGCATTTATCCGGAATATTGGGAGGCCGATGTCGTGCTGCGCGACGGCGGAACGGCCCACCTCCGCCCGATCAGGCCCGAGGACGCCGAGGCTTTGCAGGCTTTCCACGCAGGTCAGTCGCAGGCGTCCATCTACATGCGGTTCTTTTCCTTCAAGCCCAAACTGTCCGGCAAGGAAGTGCGGCGCTTCACCGAGGTCGACCACATCAACCGCGTGGCGTTCGTGATCACCATCGGTGGCGAAATCATGGGAATAGGCCGCTACGACCGGCTCGATGATCCCAGCGAAGCCGAGGTGGCCTTCAACATTTCCGACGCCCACCAGGGGCGCGGCATCGGTTCGATTCTCCTGGAGCACCTCGCCGTGGCCGCCCGGGAGAACGGCATCCGGCGGTTCACCGCCGAGGTCCTGCCGGACAACCGCAAGATGCTGATGGTCTTCGCCGACGCCGGGTATGACCTCAAGCGCCACTTTGACGACGGCGTGGTGAGCGTCGAGTTCAACATCGACCCCACGGAAAAATCGCGGGCAGTCATGGAGTCCCGTGAGCACCGCGCCGAGGCGCGCAGCGTACGCGACCTGTTGTCGCCGTCGTCGGTGGCTGTCATCGGTGCCAGCCGCAAATGGGGGACCGTCGGCTATCAACTGCTCGAGCACATCATTGAAGGCGGCTTCAAGGGACCTGTCTATGCAGTCAATCCGGAGGCGTTCGAGCTCGCCGGCATGATCTCGTTTTCGAAACTGTCCGAAATTCCGGGGCCCGTCCAGCTGGCCATCATCGCCGTTCCCTATGACGAAGTGCCCAAGGTGGTGGACGAATGTGCCGCCACAGGAGTCAAGGGGATCGTTGTGGCCACGGCAGGATTTGCCGACGACGGCGAGCGGGGCCTGGCACGCCAGCATGAGCTGGTACGGCGGGCACGGGCCAACGGCATGCGCGTGATCGGTCCGGAGTCCCTCGGGATCCTGAACACCCACCCGGCCGTTTCCTTGAACGCGTCCATGGCCCCCGCCATGCCGCCCCGGGGAAGCCTTGGCCTGTTCAGCCAGTCGGCCGCCGTGGGTGTGGCGGTGTACGCGGCCGCCAGCCGCCGTCGATTGGGGTTGTCTTCGTTCCTGTCCGCAGGCAACCGCGCTGACGTTTCGGGTAACGACGTCATGCAGTACTGGGAGGACGACGCCGACACGTCCGCCGTGGGCCTCTACCTTGAGTCCATTGGCAACCCGCGCAAGTTTTCGCGGCTGGCGCGCCGCCTGTCGCGCAACAAGCCGGTGATCGTCGCCAAATCCGACGTCGCTGGCCTCAGCCTGCCGCCCGGGCATGAGGTCCGGACCACGCAGGCGCCCGCTGCGGCACTGGATGCCATGATGCGGCAGGCGGGCGTGATCCGCGTGGACACCATCGAGCAACTCATGGACATCGCCCAGATCGCCTCCTCCCAAGCGCTGCCGCAGGGCCCGGGGTTGGCCGTGTATTCGAACTCGGTTGCGCTGGCGAAGGTGGTGGCGGACAGTGCCGTGCCACTGGGCCTGGACGTCAACCGCCTGGTGACCGACGTGGACCTCGATGCCGGGATGTCCCTCGCGCTGCCGGCGCTCAGGGCCAGCCTGCTGGAGAGCCTCGCGGACACCTCCGTCCATGCTGTGGTGGCTGCTCTCCTCCCGGCCCGCGGCCTGACAGTGGAGGCCCTGGCCAGCGTCCTGGCCGAGTGCGCTGCGGAGGCGGGAAAGCCCATCATCGCGGCTTTCACGGGAATCCTGGACCCCTCCGTCCACGTCGAAGGAATGGTGGGAGCTGACGGTAGGCCACTGTTGCCTTGTTACTCCAATGCCGGGGCAGCTGTAGCTGCGTTGGCGTCGATTGTCCGGTACGCCCAGTGGCGGGACCGCGACCAGGGACTCTTCGTGGAACCTGAAGGCTGCGATGTCGACGGCACCAGGGACACACTCGCGGCGATGCTCGCCGGTGTCACGGGTGAAAAGATCAGGAAGCTCGACGCCGGTGCAGCTGCGGCCCTGCTGGCCGGCTACGGTATCGAGGTGCTGCCCAGCTTCGGTTTCGGCACGGATGAGGAAGCCGTCAGTGCCGCGGACAAGGCGGGCTGGCCCGTGGTGCTGAAAACTACCGAGCCGGCGCTTCGACACCGGCTTGACCTGGGCGGCGTGCGGCTGGACATCCAGGATGCCGGATCCTTGCGCCAGAACATCGCACAGATGCGCCGGGCCCTGGAGCCCTACGGCTCTCCGTCGCTGGAAGTGCAAGCCATGGCCCCCGTGGGGCAGGCGTGTACCTTCCGTGCCATGGAGGACCCGCTCCTGGGGCCCGTCGTGTCGTTCGGACTGGCCGGTGACGCGGTGAACCTCCTGGATGACTGGGCCCACAGGGTGCCGCCACTTTCGGCCGCGGATCTTCACGATGTCATTCGTTCGCCTCGTGCCTCCAGGAAGCTCTTCGGTTACCAGGGGCTCCCGGCCGTCGATGTCGCTGCCCTTGAAGACATCGCAGCCCGGCTCGCCAAACTCAAGGACGACCACCCTGGGATTGCATTGGTTGAGTTCAACCCCGTACTTGCAGGCCCGGCAGGCGCCACGATCCTCGGAGCCGAGGTGTGGATCGGCAACGCGGCCCAGCGTACCGACAGTGCCCGCCGTGCGATGCGAAGTTAG
- a CDS encoding DUF5998 family protein, producing the protein MSTQSPTPQSRPSSTGNHAGHHHSSQGQSLEQALQQAGFYPRLVADVVDDALDGRECLSHLVHLETHFDRAEVRRHITVLVLTEDMLVITHVDDQQLDEAGEQIVAQISTESVPVAQIRSVVLSYMYSQPQNYKPSDPVRELTVSIAWSGGQRLDMGPASCGDPQCEADHGYSGTIAQEDIVLRISAEADGLQAVQDAKLFARALRAVNTGNPAPVQHSGIPAPRPRSGVFSSRLSRGHQR; encoded by the coding sequence ATGAGCACCCAGTCTCCGACGCCTCAGTCCCGCCCGTCCTCCACCGGGAACCACGCAGGACACCACCACAGTTCCCAAGGACAAAGCCTGGAGCAGGCCCTGCAGCAGGCAGGGTTCTACCCGCGTTTGGTGGCCGACGTCGTTGACGATGCCCTCGATGGCCGCGAGTGCTTGTCGCACCTGGTCCACCTCGAGACGCACTTCGACCGTGCGGAGGTCCGCCGGCACATCACCGTGCTTGTCCTCACGGAGGACATGCTGGTGATTACCCATGTGGATGACCAGCAACTGGACGAGGCCGGTGAGCAGATCGTTGCCCAGATCTCCACGGAGTCGGTACCTGTTGCCCAGATCCGTTCGGTGGTCCTTAGCTACATGTACTCCCAGCCGCAAAACTACAAACCATCCGATCCCGTGCGCGAGTTGACGGTATCCATAGCCTGGTCCGGCGGACAACGGCTGGACATGGGCCCTGCAAGCTGCGGAGACCCCCAGTGCGAAGCTGACCACGGCTACAGCGGAACCATCGCCCAGGAAGACATCGTTCTGCGTATCAGTGCAGAAGCCGATGGACTGCAGGCCGTCCAGGACGCCAAACTCTTCGCCAGGGCGCTGCGCGCAGTCAACACGGGAAATCCCGCCCCGGTCCAGCACTCCGGCATTCCGGCCCCCAGGCCGCGTTCGGGCGTCTTCAGCAGCCGCCTGAGCCGTGGGCACCAGCGTTGA
- a CDS encoding alkaline phosphatase family protein: protein MRDTAQTPAPVDSAAADLPAPPLYGTKSIAEVLTSSAAALGVPGFSNQLQLPSTHRVCVVLADGLGRSLLKQKASHTPFLRSVIAAGQRSVPQWIDSAFPSTTAASLASLGTGLAAGQHGMVGYDVLDPGQDKVVNLLGNWDPQVDPALWQPNATVFERVAAELDVVTVSLPQFGNSPMTQAALRGSRFIGGTSLHARTAAAAEAMSGGGRSLMYFYVNELDKAGHRYGCQSDRWEHQLEELDSTVKRLSATLPAGTTILLTGDHGMLDVPASQRIDYAADASLVAGVRHTAGEPRMVHLYLEPDATEAHRDSLVDAWRRRFGERIWVFTRDQAVAAGLFGDVLPEVAPRIGDIMIAARDTLALYDTRRARPASLEVVGQHGSLTRAEREVPLLCFPAAGRQGKRG, encoded by the coding sequence TTGAGGGACACCGCGCAGACCCCCGCGCCGGTGGACTCCGCGGCAGCTGACCTTCCAGCTCCACCCCTTTACGGGACAAAATCGATCGCTGAAGTCTTGACGAGTTCCGCGGCGGCGCTAGGGGTCCCCGGTTTCAGCAACCAGCTCCAGCTGCCGTCAACCCACCGGGTCTGTGTCGTGCTGGCCGACGGCTTGGGAAGGAGCCTGCTCAAGCAAAAGGCTTCCCACACGCCGTTCCTGCGCTCGGTCATTGCGGCGGGCCAGAGAAGCGTCCCGCAGTGGATTGACTCCGCCTTTCCGAGCACCACGGCCGCTTCCCTTGCCAGCCTTGGCACGGGGCTGGCCGCCGGGCAGCACGGGATGGTGGGGTACGACGTCCTGGACCCTGGACAGGACAAGGTGGTCAACCTCCTTGGGAACTGGGACCCCCAGGTGGATCCCGCTCTCTGGCAGCCCAATGCCACGGTCTTTGAACGCGTGGCCGCCGAGCTGGACGTTGTCACGGTCAGCCTGCCCCAGTTTGGGAATTCACCCATGACCCAGGCTGCGCTCCGGGGAAGCCGGTTCATTGGAGGGACCAGCTTGCACGCAAGAACTGCCGCTGCGGCTGAAGCCATGTCCGGTGGTGGCCGGTCCTTGATGTACTTCTACGTCAATGAACTCGACAAAGCCGGTCACCGTTACGGCTGCCAGTCCGATCGCTGGGAGCACCAGCTCGAAGAGCTTGATTCCACGGTGAAGCGGCTTTCCGCCACGCTGCCGGCAGGGACCACCATCCTGTTGACCGGTGACCACGGCATGCTCGACGTCCCTGCATCCCAGCGGATCGACTACGCGGCCGATGCCTCGTTGGTGGCCGGTGTCCGGCACACAGCCGGGGAACCACGCATGGTGCACCTCTATCTGGAACCTGACGCCACAGAGGCACACCGTGATTCGCTGGTTGATGCCTGGCGCCGGCGCTTTGGCGAACGGATCTGGGTCTTCACCCGCGACCAGGCAGTGGCAGCCGGCTTGTTCGGCGACGTCCTTCCCGAGGTAGCTCCGCGCATTGGTGACATCATGATTGCCGCCAGGGACACCTTGGCCCTGTACGACACCCGCCGTGCCCGACCAGCCTCGCTTGAGGTGGTGGGCCAGCACGGTTCACTGACCCGCGCCGAACGCGAAGTGCCGCTTCTCTGCTTCCCTGCGGCGGGCAGGCAGGGCAAACGTGGCTGA
- a CDS encoding thymidine kinase, protein MAELVFFSGTMDCGKSTLALQMDHNHRARGRGGVRFSCNDRAGDSTISSRLGLQTDAVEVGGDTDFWDEVVIRRTSGLRVDYLICDEAQFYSPVQVEQLARVVDEMDVDVFAFGITSDFRTRLFPGSQRLIELADKVQVLQVEALCWCGRRATQNARTLNGIMVVEGEQVMVGDVAPTASDADAQDRADAGVVGYETLCRRHYMRRVTAHGANLMAGGDQPLPFDIDACLWPGAGQQAQR, encoded by the coding sequence GTGGCTGAGCTGGTCTTCTTCTCCGGCACGATGGACTGCGGAAAATCGACGTTGGCCCTCCAAATGGACCACAACCACCGTGCCCGGGGCCGCGGTGGGGTCCGGTTCAGCTGCAACGACAGGGCAGGTGATTCCACGATTTCCAGCAGGCTGGGGCTCCAGACCGATGCCGTGGAGGTGGGGGGCGACACGGACTTCTGGGACGAAGTCGTGATCCGCCGCACCAGCGGACTTCGCGTGGATTACCTCATCTGCGACGAAGCACAGTTCTACTCACCGGTCCAGGTGGAGCAGCTGGCGCGGGTAGTGGACGAGATGGACGTCGACGTTTTCGCTTTTGGAATCACGTCCGATTTCCGCACCAGGCTGTTCCCGGGATCCCAGCGGCTCATCGAGTTGGCCGACAAGGTTCAGGTCCTGCAGGTCGAGGCACTCTGTTGGTGTGGCCGCCGGGCAACCCAGAATGCGCGCACACTCAACGGCATCATGGTGGTGGAAGGCGAACAGGTCATGGTGGGTGATGTCGCTCCCACCGCCTCAGACGCCGATGCGCAAGACCGGGCCGATGCCGGCGTCGTCGGTTACGAGACTCTGTGCCGACGCCATTACATGCGAAGGGTCACGGCCCACGGGGCCAACCTCATGGCGGGCGGCGATCAGCCGTTGCCGTTCGACATCGATGCGTGCCTCTGGCCGGGAGCCGGACAACAGGCCCAGCGCTAG
- the sepH gene encoding septation protein SepH, producing the protein MQDLRLVGVHDDGGHLLLSGPGGAMFQLPIDEALRAAASRTPAQVAARASNTPIAMSPRDIQARIRSGATAAEVSELSGLPLANVQRYEGPVLAEREYVARQARAIEVASPAPGHDAYRSAFGDAPATLGEMVDHRLSAHGIDSSTLEWDSWRRPDGSWTVVARFETAPGSHASIGEEPPAMWTFSPQRKSLQNANRWAQQLSELEPLDGPVPARRLAAVSDRPFDFETDAETAARASAKESDSLLEMLRSRRGQRLGVDEDGDDALAVLLSNVPAAHPRPGDDTTDAPEDDGLSQGASSVPVAEEPARKDGRPSMLSRLSLAPRHVEADDDDDSLKLHNGVSTDTREITVVAGPVRPVTSLTGRKPAGLDELLGGGPGSETPAPAAGRQQDTSTDETAADESTEPGAPQPADAPAERQPARPKRSSIPSWDEIVFGARGD; encoded by the coding sequence ATGCAGGATCTACGGCTGGTAGGCGTCCACGACGACGGCGGGCACCTGCTCTTAAGCGGCCCGGGCGGTGCGATGTTCCAGCTGCCGATCGACGAAGCTCTGAGGGCGGCCGCGAGCCGTACCCCGGCACAGGTGGCCGCCCGCGCCTCCAACACGCCGATCGCCATGTCCCCCAGGGACATCCAGGCCAGGATCCGCAGCGGCGCAACAGCAGCTGAAGTCTCCGAGTTGTCAGGGCTCCCTCTTGCCAATGTCCAGCGTTACGAGGGACCCGTCCTCGCGGAGCGCGAGTACGTTGCCCGGCAAGCGCGTGCCATCGAAGTGGCGTCCCCCGCTCCGGGCCACGACGCCTACCGTTCGGCTTTCGGGGATGCCCCCGCCACCCTTGGTGAAATGGTGGACCACAGGCTGTCTGCCCACGGCATCGACTCATCGACGCTCGAGTGGGATTCCTGGCGCCGCCCTGATGGTTCCTGGACAGTGGTTGCCAGGTTCGAGACCGCTCCAGGCTCGCACGCCAGCATTGGTGAGGAACCTCCCGCCATGTGGACGTTCAGTCCGCAACGCAAGTCACTGCAAAACGCAAACCGTTGGGCCCAGCAGCTCAGCGAACTTGAACCACTGGATGGCCCGGTGCCTGCCCGACGGCTCGCCGCCGTCTCGGACCGCCCTTTCGATTTTGAGACCGATGCCGAAACTGCCGCCCGTGCCTCGGCGAAGGAATCGGACAGCCTCCTGGAAATGCTCCGTTCACGCCGGGGACAGCGCTTGGGCGTCGACGAAGACGGCGACGACGCGTTGGCCGTCTTGTTGAGCAACGTGCCTGCGGCCCATCCCCGACCTGGCGACGACACTACTGATGCCCCCGAGGACGACGGTCTTTCCCAGGGCGCTTCCAGTGTCCCCGTTGCCGAGGAACCCGCACGCAAGGACGGACGGCCCTCAATGCTTTCCCGGCTGAGCCTTGCCCCCCGGCACGTCGAGGCTGATGACGATGACGATTCCCTGAAGCTTCACAACGGCGTCAGCACTGACACCCGCGAAATCACGGTGGTGGCCGGCCCGGTTCGTCCTGTTACTTCACTGACCGGCCGTAAGCCGGCCGGTCTCGACGAGCTCCTGGGTGGCGGCCCGGGCAGCGAAACTCCAGCCCCTGCTGCCGGGCGCCAGCAGGACACGTCCACGGACGAAACAGCGGCGGATGAATCCACCGAGCCCGGGGCACCGCAACCCGCCGACGCCCCAGCCGAACGCCAACCAGCACGCCCCAAGAGGTCCAGCATCCCCAGCTGGGATGAGATCGTGTTCGGAGCGCGCGGAGACTAG
- a CDS encoding DUF4193 domain-containing protein, which yields MATDYDAPRKTEEDVSEDSLEELKTRQSGKQSSAVDVDETDLADGFELPGADLSGEELLIQVMPPQPDEFTCFNCFLVKHRSQIAAERGGHLYCTECES from the coding sequence ATGGCCACGGATTACGATGCTCCTCGAAAGACCGAGGAAGACGTCAGCGAGGATTCCCTGGAGGAACTCAAGACGCGCCAATCGGGGAAACAGTCCTCAGCAGTGGACGTCGATGAGACCGATCTTGCCGATGGGTTCGAACTCCCGGGAGCCGACCTCTCCGGAGAAGAGCTCCTGATTCAAGTCATGCCACCGCAACCTGACGAGTTCACCTGTTTCAACTGTTTCCTGGTCAAGCACAGGTCCCAGATCGCTGCAGAACGGGGCGGTCACCTGTACTGCACGGAATGTGAAAGCTAG
- a CDS encoding DUF3093 domain-containing protein, which translates to MPTPDQSSPVPARNTPATSGVLYTEKLWPSLWIWIVVLGLSSAGLLMFGPISPMAGIIAALALLAIMTTMLVLSTPTITVTADTVRVGRASIDRAFVGSVQAFKQAEATAERGPRLNGLAYMCFRGWIDPVVKIEITDPADRTPYWLASSRRPDELVAALSTPRA; encoded by the coding sequence ATGCCTACGCCTGACCAGTCTTCCCCCGTGCCTGCCCGGAACACCCCAGCAACTTCCGGGGTCCTGTACACGGAGAAGCTGTGGCCGTCGTTGTGGATCTGGATTGTGGTCCTGGGCCTGTCAAGCGCAGGCCTGCTGATGTTCGGACCGATCAGCCCTATGGCCGGAATTATCGCAGCCCTCGCCTTGCTGGCCATCATGACCACCATGCTGGTACTTTCCACTCCCACCATCACCGTCACCGCAGACACTGTGCGCGTGGGGCGTGCCAGCATCGACCGCGCGTTCGTGGGTTCGGTCCAGGCGTTCAAGCAAGCCGAAGCAACCGCCGAACGCGGACCGCGCCTGAACGGGCTGGCCTACATGTGCTTCAGGGGTTGGATCGACCCCGTGGTCAAGATCGAAATCACGGACCCGGCCGACCGCACCCCTTACTGGCTCGCTTCCTCCCGCCGGCCCGACGAGCTCGTCGCTGCCCTCAGCACACCCCGCGCCTAG
- the dut gene encoding dUTP diphosphatase, with translation MSNETAVFSTDTASPDAETTAAYGAPTLDVQLKMLDAGLEAPSYAHPGDAGADLRAREDVHLAPGERKLVPTGVSIALPDGFVALIHPRSGLATKHGLTVVNAPGTVDAGYRGEIAVTLLNTDQNSAISLKRGDRIAQMVIQRVEYARFVTVDQLSDSVRGTGGFGSTGGFNAPKA, from the coding sequence GTGAGTAACGAGACCGCAGTATTCAGTACAGACACCGCCAGCCCTGATGCGGAGACCACCGCAGCGTACGGTGCCCCGACCCTGGACGTGCAGCTGAAAATGCTCGACGCCGGCCTGGAAGCCCCGTCCTACGCCCACCCAGGCGATGCCGGAGCCGACCTCCGCGCCCGCGAGGACGTGCATCTGGCCCCGGGGGAACGGAAGCTCGTTCCGACGGGGGTCTCCATCGCCTTGCCCGACGGCTTCGTCGCCCTCATCCATCCGAGGTCGGGACTCGCCACCAAACACGGGCTGACTGTCGTCAATGCTCCGGGAACCGTCGATGCCGGATACCGCGGCGAGATTGCCGTGACACTGCTCAATACCGATCAAAACAGCGCCATCAGCCTCAAGCGCGGCGATAGAATTGCACAGATGGTGATTCAGCGTGTGGAGTACGCGCGGTTCGTTACCGTGGACCAGTTGTCCGATTCCGTCCGCGGCACCGGCGGCTTCGGTTCCACGGGCGGATTCAACGCACCGAAGGCCTGA